A DNA window from Helianthus annuus cultivar XRQ/B chromosome 15, HanXRQr2.0-SUNRISE, whole genome shotgun sequence contains the following coding sequences:
- the LOC110914018 gene encoding uncharacterized protein LOC110914018 — MEVLNLIIERNIKEKGGFNYHWGCDGLKISHVCFADDLMLFSQADECSVRILKESLEDFSGVSGLIPNLNKSTIYFGNVNNHLQHLIKGLLPFKVGVLPVRYLGIPLLSKRLYSKDCSVLIDKVRKKLNDWKNKFLSFDGRLQLIRHFNLYDIWCPLSPLCSFITVRDIHRPGLTTRSTVNEIVVNGGWSWPVEWQNKFPSLFNLNVPSLVDGKRDVLMWKSREEKHMPFCTSEVYKDLCVHRQSVQWAKVMWFSQSIPRHAFILWLAYQVRLLTQDRLDRWEVRSDLLCPFCQLQMDSHYHLFFECDYPSEVWDCLKGLGMLNDAPPNRKGCVDFLAKQHMGRSFRSIIQRLVLAAMFYFIWQERNLRLFQDKYRTVEELCKVIEKL; from the exons ATGGAGGTACTGAATCTAATCATAGAGAGGAATATTAAGGAAAAGGGAGGGTTCAACTATCATTGGGGATGTGATGGGCTGAAAATAAGTCATGTCTGTTTTGCGGACGACCTTATGTTGTTTTCTCAGGCGGATGAATGTTCTGTGAGAATTCTGAAAGAGTCGTTAGAAGATTTTAGTGGAGTTTCGGGGCTTATTCCAAATCTGAACAAGAGTACTATTTATTTTGGAAATGTTAACAACCATTTGCAGCATCTGATCAAAGGCCTGCTTCCGTTTAAAGTTGGAGTGTTACCTGTAAGATACTTGGGGATCCCGTTATTGTCTAAGAGGCTATACTCTAAAGACTGCTCTGTGTTGATTGATAAAGTACGAAAGAAGCTAAATGATTGGAAAAACAAGTTCTTGTCTTTTGATGGAAGGCTGCAGTTGATAAG ACACTTCAATCTGTATGACATATGGTGCCCCCTTAGTCCATTGTGTTCGTTTATAACTGTAAGAGACATTCATAGACCAGGCTTGACTACTAGGAGTACTGTTAATGAGATTGTTGTGAATGGAGGTTGGAGTTGGCCTGTTGAATGGCAGAATAAATTTCCAAGTTTGTTTAACCTGAATGTTCCAAGTCTGGTGGATGGAAAGAGGGATGTTCTTATGTGGAAGTCTAGGGAAGAAAAGCACATGCCTTTTTGTACTTCTGAGGTTTATAAAGATCTCTGTGTTCATAGACAAAGTGTTCAGTGGGCTAAAGTTATGTGGTTCTCTCAATCTATTCCTAGGCATGCATTCATTTTGTGGTTGGCCTATCAAGTAAGATTACTAACACAGGATAGGTTGGATAGATGGGAGGTTAGGAGTGATTTATTGTGTCCTTTTTGTCAACTACAGATGGATAGTCATTATCATCTGTTTTTTGAATGTGATTATCCTAGTGAAGTGTGGGATTGTTTGAAAGGGTTGGGTATGCTGAATGATGCTCCTCCTAACAGGAAGGGATGTGTTGATTTCTTGGCTAAACAACATATGGGAAGATCTTTTAGAAGTATAATTCAAAGGTTGGTTCTTGCTGCTATGTTCTATTTTATATGGCAAGAACGAAATCTTAGACTTTTTCAAGATAAATATAGAACAGTGGAAGAGTTGTGCAAAGTTATCGAGAAATTATGA